From Merismopedia glauca CCAP 1448/3, a single genomic window includes:
- a CDS encoding aminopeptidase P family protein, whose translation MYPQRANLPEALANRREKLSKLVDFPVILWSGSPLSRNFRANVYPFRASSHFLYFAGWGLENAAICLEAGKLELFIDAPLPSSTLWHGETPTPSAIAETIGADAVYPLSELSSKAAGAATIPVQDISTYQQQCDILGRFLPPADKLQGIDLVLAEAIVKLRSHHDAAALAEIKQAANCSIEAHLAGIRASRTSTTEAEVRAAMERVILAQQMTCAYNSIVTTHGEILHSDRYHHSLQPGDLLLADVGAENSMGWASDITRTFPVSGKFSPTQREIYQIVLAAHDDCIAKIRPGVEYRDLHLLAGEVITQGLVDLGILKGKVANLLARDAHALFFPHGVGHLLGLDVHDMEDLGDLVGYQAGRTRSDRFGLCYLRLDRPLETGMVVTIEPGLYQVPAILNDPDKRAKYQDAVNWERLAQFSDVRGIRIEDDVLVTNIGAEVLTAKLPTTIEAMEGNG comes from the coding sequence ATGTACCCCCAAAGAGCAAATTTACCTGAAGCTTTAGCAAATAGACGAGAGAAACTCAGCAAATTAGTGGATTTTCCTGTCATTTTGTGGTCTGGAAGTCCTTTGTCGCGCAACTTTCGGGCTAATGTTTACCCCTTTCGAGCTAGCAGTCACTTTTTATATTTTGCGGGTTGGGGGTTAGAAAATGCAGCAATTTGCCTTGAAGCAGGAAAGTTAGAATTATTTATCGATGCACCTTTGCCTAGCAGCACCTTATGGCATGGAGAAACTCCAACACCCTCAGCTATAGCAGAAACGATCGGTGCAGATGCTGTCTATCCTCTCTCAGAACTGAGCAGTAAAGCCGCAGGTGCAGCGACTATTCCAGTCCAAGATATCAGCACCTACCAACAGCAGTGTGACATTTTGGGGCGATTTTTGCCACCAGCAGACAAATTACAGGGCATAGATTTAGTTTTAGCAGAGGCTATAGTTAAGTTGCGATCGCACCACGATGCAGCCGCTTTAGCTGAAATTAAACAAGCCGCAAATTGCAGTATTGAGGCACATTTAGCCGGAATTAGAGCTAGTCGCACTTCTACCACCGAAGCCGAAGTCAGAGCCGCGATGGAAAGAGTTATTCTGGCTCAGCAGATGACTTGCGCTTACAATAGCATTGTCACTACCCACGGAGAGATTCTGCATAGCGATCGCTATCACCATTCCTTGCAACCAGGAGATTTGCTGTTAGCAGATGTAGGAGCCGAAAACTCGATGGGATGGGCATCAGATATCACCCGTACTTTCCCAGTTTCTGGCAAATTTTCCCCGACTCAAAGGGAGATTTATCAGATAGTACTAGCTGCTCATGACGATTGTATTGCTAAAATTCGCCCAGGAGTCGAGTATCGAGATTTGCATTTATTAGCTGGGGAAGTTATAACTCAAGGATTGGTAGATTTAGGGATTTTAAAGGGTAAAGTTGCCAATTTGCTCGCAAGGGATGCCCATGCTTTATTTTTCCCCCACGGAGTAGGACATTTGTTGGGCTTGGATGTCCACGATATGGAAGATTTAGGGGATTTAGTTGGATATCAAGCCGGAAGAACCAGAAGCGATCGCTTTGGTTTATGCTACTTGCGTCTAGATCGCCCTTTAGAAACTGGAATGGTAGTCACCATCGAACCTGGATTATATCAAGTACCTGCGATTTTAAACGATCCAGACAAGCGAGCCAAATATCAAGATGCAGTCAATTGGGAACGATTGGCTCAATTTAGCGATGTGAGAGGGATTCGGATTGAAGACGATGTATTAGTCACAAATATTGGAGCAGAAGTCTTAACAGCCAAATTACCCACAACTATAGAGGCAATGGAAGGTAATGGGTAA
- a CDS encoding bifunctional diguanylate cyclase/phosphodiesterase, translating to MLLSQPQISTEAIALAQLIASMTEATSESEIYTTFVDLLPQILPIERVSVNLLNSSRQDLEIVALQGIEAQMPRGTKIPSDRLVSARTLETRQTQIEITDPQSSFVDSAKLAETGIQKLISTPLIVHKQAIGTIDVGVCLPDTDTQKITPIILQVVGLMATQLEKSFKIEQAQATVDRYRLYSEQLQILNDIAYKLSSLMSEGEIFDLLAQAMVDNFPLQRVSYAKLEPDGKFIRVFKQVGDNTILTNALLPVVHSIFAWVVEHNQPLISSDLDRSIYNAHQILAASGFKASWSVPVLVGGEVIGVLNAATTQSQVNIDELRDCLLTLGRLMGATIERIQMQEQAAGVLRANEARMLALVDDSPLLLIVVNVDREIVRVSRFGASQLGYQPENLVGLPFSSLHPESDRPSIKSYLDQLLEIEGGEISHQEVNMSRCDGKRIWARQTARKIYNPQGEPEILFVCEDITELRSLTAKLEHQAHYDNLTQLPNRTRFNQALVDTIFLAQDANQEVALLFIDLDRFKSVNDILGHLVGDRLLNSVAQRFTQTLRSSDLVARLGGDEFVVILPQVKTIEGVAIVAQKLISQLEPSFTISDREISIGCSIGIALFPRDGQTPSNLMKNADIAMYEAKKQGGNSYFFYQNTLSEQISTRLTLENYLKDAIANQELYLVFQPQVNIITGQVEGLEALLRWEHPILGNITPATFIPIAEENHLIEELTNWVLQQSLQVLKKLHQHYHHLCMAVNVSARGFTASDPLDRRISHLLTEYELSGCYLALEVTERFFMENTARSAEMMANLRKQGIRIAIDDFGTGFSSLTYLADLPIDTLKIDRSFTKDLDTDSRKKGIMSGIVAIARSLKIQCIAEGVESQTQLIQLSSLGCHQYQGFLFSKPVKVEHLPAILEPDYRQLRGTEAGEHGSRKDRYSSEL from the coding sequence ATGCTACTTAGTCAACCTCAAATTTCGACTGAAGCGATCGCCTTAGCGCAACTAATCGCTTCTATGACAGAAGCTACTTCTGAAAGCGAAATTTACACTACATTCGTGGATTTGTTGCCCCAAATTTTGCCAATCGAGCGAGTTAGTGTCAATCTTCTTAATTCTAGCCGTCAAGACTTAGAGATCGTCGCACTTCAGGGAATCGAAGCCCAAATGCCTAGGGGAACCAAGATCCCTAGCGATCGCCTCGTGAGTGCTAGAACCCTAGAAACTAGGCAAACCCAAATCGAAATTACCGATCCTCAAAGTAGTTTTGTAGATAGCGCCAAACTAGCTGAAACTGGCATCCAAAAACTAATTAGCACTCCTTTAATCGTTCATAAACAAGCCATTGGTACTATCGATGTAGGAGTCTGTCTCCCTGATACTGATACCCAGAAAATAACCCCAATTATCCTCCAAGTGGTGGGATTAATGGCTACGCAACTGGAAAAAAGCTTCAAAATAGAACAGGCGCAAGCTACAGTTGACAGATATCGCTTATACAGCGAACAGTTGCAGATTTTAAATGATATTGCCTACAAATTATCCTCATTAATGAGTGAAGGGGAAATCTTCGATTTGCTAGCTCAAGCAATGGTAGACAATTTTCCTCTACAGCGCGTCAGCTATGCCAAGTTGGAGCCAGATGGTAAATTTATCAGAGTATTCAAGCAAGTGGGGGATAACACAATTCTCACTAATGCGCTTTTACCTGTTGTCCATAGCATTTTTGCTTGGGTTGTAGAACACAATCAACCTTTGATCTCAAGCGATTTAGACAGATCTATTTACAATGCTCACCAAATTTTAGCCGCTTCTGGTTTTAAGGCATCTTGGTCAGTACCAGTTTTGGTTGGGGGTGAAGTTATAGGAGTTTTAAACGCAGCAACTACTCAATCTCAAGTCAATATTGACGAACTACGTGACTGTTTGCTAACCCTAGGGCGTTTGATGGGAGCTACAATTGAGCGGATTCAAATGCAAGAGCAAGCTGCTGGCGTACTTCGAGCTAATGAAGCCAGGATGCTTGCCTTAGTTGATGATAGCCCCTTACTGCTGATAGTAGTCAACGTAGATCGAGAGATTGTGAGAGTTAGTCGTTTTGGAGCTTCCCAATTAGGATATCAACCAGAAAACCTAGTCGGATTGCCCTTTAGCAGCTTACACCCAGAAAGCGATCGCCCAAGTATTAAAAGTTATCTCGATCAGCTACTAGAAATCGAAGGAGGGGAGATTAGCCATCAAGAAGTAAATATGTCTCGATGCGATGGAAAACGAATTTGGGCGCGTCAGACAGCTAGGAAAATCTACAATCCCCAAGGAGAGCCAGAAATACTATTTGTTTGCGAAGATATTACGGAATTGCGATCTCTTACCGCCAAATTAGAACATCAAGCTCATTACGACAATCTGACTCAATTACCCAACCGGACTAGATTCAACCAAGCGTTAGTAGACACAATCTTCCTAGCTCAAGATGCTAACCAAGAAGTGGCATTATTGTTTATCGATCTAGATCGGTTTAAAAGTGTTAATGATATCTTAGGTCATCTAGTGGGCGATCGCCTGTTAAACTCAGTAGCTCAACGTTTTACGCAAACATTACGCTCTTCTGATTTAGTCGCTCGATTGGGTGGTGACGAATTTGTCGTAATTTTACCTCAAGTTAAAACCATTGAAGGAGTAGCAATAGTTGCTCAAAAGCTAATTTCTCAACTAGAGCCAAGTTTTACTATTTCCGATCGTGAAATTTCTATCGGTTGCAGTATTGGAATTGCTTTATTTCCTCGTGATGGGCAAACGCCTAGCAATTTGATGAAAAATGCTGATATTGCCATGTATGAAGCCAAAAAACAAGGCGGTAATTCCTACTTTTTCTATCAAAACACCCTTTCAGAACAAATCAGCACCAGATTAACCTTAGAAAACTATCTGAAAGATGCGATCGCCAATCAAGAATTATATTTAGTTTTTCAACCCCAAGTTAATATCATTACAGGACAAGTAGAAGGATTAGAAGCTCTGCTCAGATGGGAGCATCCTATCTTAGGCAATATAACTCCTGCTACATTTATTCCCATTGCTGAAGAAAATCACTTAATTGAAGAATTAACTAACTGGGTTCTCCAGCAAAGTTTGCAAGTTTTGAAAAAACTTCACCAGCATTATCATCATCTTTGTATGGCGGTTAACGTTTCCGCTCGCGGATTTACGGCTTCCGATCCTTTAGATCGGCGCATTTCCCATTTGTTAACTGAATATGAACTCTCTGGCTGTTATTTAGCACTAGAAGTTACTGAACGATTTTTTATGGAAAACACGGCGAGAAGTGCCGAAATGATGGCTAATTTGAGAAAGCAAGGGATAAGAATTGCGATCGATGATTTTGGCACGGGTTTTTCGTCTTTGACCTATTTAGCTGATTTACCCATCGATACTTTGAAAATAGACCGTTCTTTTACCAAAGATCTAGATACCGATTCTCGCAAAAAAGGGATTATGAGCGGGATTGTAGCGATCGCTCGCAGTTTAAAGATTCAATGCATCGCTGAAGGCGTTGAATCGCAAACCCAACTCATTCAACTATCAAGTCTTGGTTGTCATCAATATCAAGGTTTTTTGTTCAGTAAACCTGTGAAAGTAGAGCATTTACCAGCTATTTTAGAGCCAGATTATCGCCAACTTAGGGGCACAGAAGCAGGGGAGCATGGGAGCAGAAAAGACAGATATAGTTCCGAACTTTGA
- a CDS encoding dihydroorotase: MSSELWRQVRILDSVSSSDRIADVLITDGVIQEVAAPISDYPPGTEIQDGAGLVLGTGLVDLYSHSGEPGFESRETWDSLKQAATAGGFTRLNILPDTQPTVDRPSHLTLWERRYAEESHRVSASFPHKDTSPQIRGWGAITQKLQGEQMTELAEMAAAGVVGFTDGQPIRDLLLLQRVLEYVKPLDKPIALRASDRQLASQGVIREGSIALRLGLPINPTISETTSLAAILEVVAVVGTPVHIMQVSTGRGVELIRQAKTQGLPITASTTWMHLLLDSQDLCSYNPNLRLEPPLGNPQDRIELIAGVRSGIIDAIAIDHAPYTYEEKTVAFTDAPPGAIGLELALPLLWQAFVATGQWSGLELWQRLSSFPARCLGQQLSAITPGNPAELTLFAPKAAWSVNSQTIHSLSTNTPWWGQELTGRVLKTWNPRT, translated from the coding sequence ATGAGTAGTGAACTGTGGCGACAGGTAAGGATATTGGACTCAGTTTCCAGTAGCGATCGCATTGCTGATGTGTTGATAACTGATGGGGTAATTCAGGAGGTAGCAGCACCAATTTCTGATTACCCTCCAGGTACAGAGATTCAAGATGGTGCAGGGCTGGTTTTAGGAACTGGTTTAGTCGATCTATACAGTCATAGTGGCGAACCTGGGTTTGAATCTAGGGAAACCTGGGATTCTCTCAAGCAAGCAGCGACTGCTGGCGGATTTACTCGCTTAAACATTCTCCCAGATACTCAACCAACTGTAGATCGTCCCTCTCATTTGACTTTGTGGGAACGGAGATACGCAGAAGAAAGTCACCGTGTCTCCGCGTCTTTTCCACACAAAGATACATCCCCCCAGATTAGGGGATGGGGAGCAATTACCCAAAAGTTGCAGGGAGAGCAAATGACCGAACTGGCAGAAATGGCTGCGGCTGGAGTGGTAGGCTTTACTGATGGTCAGCCGATTCGGGATTTATTGCTCTTACAGCGAGTCTTGGAATATGTTAAGCCTTTAGACAAGCCTATTGCCCTTAGAGCCAGCGATCGGCAGTTAGCAAGTCAGGGAGTAATCAGGGAAGGTTCCATTGCTCTGAGACTGGGTTTACCCATCAATCCGACCATTTCTGAAACCACATCCCTAGCTGCTATTTTAGAAGTAGTTGCAGTCGTCGGGACTCCAGTCCACATCATGCAAGTTTCGACAGGTAGGGGAGTAGAGTTAATTAGGCAAGCCAAAACCCAAGGGTTACCGATTACAGCTAGCACGACTTGGATGCATTTATTGCTAGATAGTCAAGATTTATGCAGCTATAACCCTAATTTACGGTTAGAACCACCTTTAGGAAATCCTCAAGATCGCATAGAGTTAATTGCAGGGGTAAGATCGGGTATTATTGATGCGATCGCAATCGATCACGCACCCTACACCTACGAAGAAAAAACCGTTGCCTTTACTGATGCACCACCAGGGGCGATCGGTTTAGAATTAGCTTTACCCTTATTGTGGCAAGCCTTTGTCGCTACAGGTCAGTGGTCTGGATTGGAACTTTGGCAGCGTTTGAGTAGCTTTCCCGCCCGATGTTTGGGGCAACAACTATCAGCTATTACCCCTGGAAATCCGGCTGAATTAACTTTATTTGCGCCCAAAGCTGCTTGGTCAGTTAATTCTCAAACTATACACAGTCTTTCTACTAATACGCCTTGGTGGGGTCAAGAGCTAACAGGTAGAGTCCTCAAAACCTGGAACCCTAGGACATAG
- a CDS encoding MgtC/SapB family protein: MRVDDLLTVVLRLILALLVGALIGVERETSHKPAGLRTHMLVSFGSALFILASLKLPTPDAQLGVSRTIQGIAAGIGFLGGGEIIRSHRLNSDKEEVRGLTSAAAIWVSAALGTLAGCGLWEISLIGGVLSYLVLKVVKKVERYL; this comes from the coding sequence ATGAGAGTAGATGATTTACTCACTGTAGTCTTGAGACTGATTTTAGCGTTGTTGGTTGGGGCACTAATTGGAGTTGAGCGAGAAACCAGTCATAAGCCAGCAGGGTTAAGAACTCATATGCTAGTCAGTTTTGGCTCAGCTTTGTTTATTTTGGCAAGTTTGAAATTACCTACACCAGATGCTCAGTTAGGAGTCAGTCGAACTATCCAAGGGATAGCTGCGGGAATCGGTTTTTTAGGTGGTGGAGAAATTATTCGTTCTCATCGCCTAAATTCTGACAAAGAAGAGGTACGCGGGTTGACATCTGCTGCTGCTATTTGGGTATCAGCCGCTTTGGGAACTCTAGCTGGATGCGGTTTGTGGGAAATTAGTTTAATCGGAGGGGTGCTATCTTATTTGGTGCTGAAAGTTGTCAAAAAGGTAGAAAGGTATTTGTAG
- a CDS encoding YcjF family protein, with translation MTSSPSGNAIANTISSLSKVTSQQTLKWIEESTQNAGKAMSYVSNLPFLRPFVGLLRMDWFLGLIGDVDVAKAQAEVKKLQTAYPKETISQIAHRIIVQKSLQAGGVGLATSLLPGFALPFLAVDLAATAAIQTEMVYQIAAAYGMDLRDPARKGEIMGVFGLALGGRNALKAGLGFLRNIPVAGAAIGAGTDATMLYSLGYAACRFYEAKQKAASLQPTDATLQQIHQDTEQFIDRAIGQQDIINKVLVHMILASYPEKKWDNILPELQALQLDADSLISIARELKSPQPLESLIEQLDCDFSVSLLAQCRYLAQRDGVISPEEQKIVSALENKCQGKIEGLV, from the coding sequence ATGACATCATCTCCAAGTGGCAATGCGATCGCCAATACTATTTCTAGTCTTAGTAAAGTTACCAGCCAGCAAACCTTGAAATGGATCGAAGAAAGCACCCAAAATGCTGGTAAAGCCATGTCTTATGTGAGCAACCTGCCTTTCTTGCGTCCGTTTGTCGGTCTTTTGAGAATGGACTGGTTCTTAGGGCTGATTGGCGATGTAGATGTTGCTAAAGCTCAAGCTGAGGTGAAAAAACTGCAAACCGCTTATCCCAAAGAAACCATCAGCCAAATCGCCCATCGCATCATCGTGCAAAAATCTCTCCAAGCTGGGGGAGTTGGGTTAGCTACTAGTTTGTTACCTGGGTTTGCGCTGCCATTTTTGGCGGTAGATTTAGCCGCAACCGCCGCGATTCAAACGGAGATGGTGTATCAAATTGCTGCCGCTTATGGCATGGATTTAAGAGATCCAGCCAGAAAGGGAGAAATAATGGGAGTTTTTGGACTTGCATTAGGAGGAAGAAATGCTCTGAAAGCTGGTTTGGGCTTTTTACGCAATATTCCCGTAGCTGGGGCGGCGATCGGTGCGGGAACCGATGCCACGATGTTGTATTCTTTAGGTTATGCAGCTTGTCGCTTCTATGAAGCCAAGCAAAAAGCAGCTAGCCTCCAGCCTACAGATGCGACTTTACAACAAATTCATCAAGATACCGAACAGTTTATCGATCGCGCTATCGGTCAGCAAGATATTATTAATAAAGTCTTAGTTCATATGATTTTGGCAAGCTATCCCGAAAAGAAATGGGATAATATTTTGCCAGAACTGCAAGCTTTACAACTAGATGCTGACTCCTTAATATCTATTGCCCGCGAACTGAAATCTCCCCAACCTTTAGAAAGTTTAATCGAGCAGTTAGATTGCGATTTTAGCGTATCTTTGCTGGCGCAATGTCGTTATCTAGCGCAAAGAGATGGGGTAATTTCGCCAGAAGAACAGAAGATAGTTTCTGCTTTGGAAAATAAATGTCAAGGCAAGATTGAGGGCTTAGTATGA
- a CDS encoding FHA domain-containing protein: MSAKTEKLAQKIQDVKKFVLAKENRYLSFSAIATELDSLLTCLQTQKLNLKIISRYPILSQAVQNLINRNDELKPLYYLQTETLAGIKLETEAKSPASLLLKGDPSNKTQKTRYLLSLEQKVAIGRSLDCQIQLPVDCTTVSRHHAEIRPFLNSGANKPTVSWVVYDLNSANGTYVNDISLKGNSRALTNGDRIILGKYHDCTGPEFVFEDRSTSVTSPEDELKQLLKGGDMLGLVINPIQPLSREEKTVISLAQKAKFVKIILIADTSAALQNQEIIQTNLAEIKVWQNSEKLNDILIIKSLPLKSFYHQEQSFIDAEVQQDIDSFSRLMQQLLAERGEDLIKDRVKSQFLAQLSLIDTVFDEKLATLKQELEQQQKSLGGKTLEELSEQLKKAVKQVNEERERTIPQIKFEFNESKLSLVDAYQKHSLIYKIKVFADELKAIVTERNGEKIIILKTDKMQDEETIHNYATRLCNVEIFKWSTQEWERICQNYANGGLKEFFQKTYNILSFLHNLDLDNSLFKPADKFDVSKCLRESFLEFEKTHISLPETSKKGDFILGGGAVIGAVIGAGANPMAIPLLLIQPVAMLLTRDDARQQALLNRKEQQIEGFRKGVFSHYQNFAKSMTEKVARNFTLGFQTEERRWKELVEQSIEKINSHLAQTKKSLAENNSKQNQIAKEKAELLDIIKKP; the protein is encoded by the coding sequence ATGTCTGCAAAAACTGAAAAGTTAGCTCAAAAAATCCAAGATGTCAAAAAGTTTGTTTTAGCTAAAGAGAATCGCTATTTAAGTTTTAGCGCGATCGCCACGGAACTGGATAGTTTACTCACCTGTTTGCAAACTCAAAAGTTAAATTTAAAAATTATCAGTCGCTACCCCATATTATCTCAAGCAGTACAGAACTTAATTAATAGGAACGATGAGCTTAAACCTCTTTATTATTTACAAACAGAGACTTTAGCGGGGATAAAACTAGAAACTGAAGCCAAATCTCCAGCATCTTTGTTATTGAAAGGCGATCCTAGTAATAAAACCCAAAAAACTCGTTATTTACTATCCTTAGAGCAAAAAGTTGCGATCGGGCGCAGTCTTGATTGTCAAATCCAGTTACCTGTAGATTGCACGACTGTATCGCGCCACCATGCAGAAATTCGCCCATTTTTAAATTCTGGGGCTAATAAACCAACCGTAAGTTGGGTAGTTTACGATCTCAATAGTGCTAATGGTACTTATGTTAACGATATCTCTTTGAAAGGAAATAGTCGGGCGCTGACAAATGGCGATCGCATTATCTTAGGAAAATACCACGATTGTACTGGACCAGAATTTGTCTTTGAAGATCGCTCAACTTCTGTTACATCTCCAGAAGATGAGTTAAAACAGTTACTTAAAGGTGGCGATATGCTGGGTTTAGTCATCAATCCCATCCAACCTTTATCTAGAGAAGAAAAAACCGTAATTTCTCTGGCTCAAAAAGCTAAGTTTGTCAAAATTATCTTGATTGCAGATACATCAGCAGCTCTTCAAAATCAAGAGATTATTCAAACTAATTTAGCTGAAATCAAAGTTTGGCAAAACTCGGAAAAACTGAATGATATTTTAATAATAAAGTCTCTACCGTTGAAAAGCTTTTATCATCAAGAGCAAAGTTTCATTGATGCAGAAGTTCAGCAGGATATTGATAGTTTTAGCCGCTTGATGCAACAGTTATTAGCTGAGCGAGGAGAAGATCTAATTAAAGATAGAGTCAAGTCTCAATTTTTAGCTCAACTATCTCTTATCGATACAGTTTTTGATGAGAAATTAGCAACTTTAAAACAAGAACTGGAGCAACAGCAAAAATCTTTGGGTGGAAAAACTTTAGAAGAATTGAGCGAACAACTTAAAAAAGCTGTCAAACAAGTAAATGAGGAAAGAGAAAGGACTATACCTCAAATCAAATTTGAGTTTAATGAATCGAAACTTAGCTTAGTAGATGCTTATCAAAAGCATAGTTTAATTTATAAAATCAAAGTGTTTGCAGATGAACTAAAAGCTATAGTTACTGAAAGAAATGGAGAGAAAATCATTATTCTCAAAACCGACAAAATGCAAGATGAGGAAACTATCCATAATTATGCAACTCGGCTTTGCAATGTTGAAATATTTAAATGGTCAACTCAAGAATGGGAGAGGATTTGTCAAAACTATGCTAATGGAGGATTAAAAGAATTTTTCCAAAAAACTTATAACATTCTCAGTTTTTTACACAACTTAGATTTAGATAATTCTTTATTCAAACCAGCCGACAAATTTGATGTTTCTAAATGCCTCAGAGAATCTTTTCTAGAGTTTGAAAAAACTCATATATCTTTACCAGAAACATCTAAAAAAGGAGACTTTATTCTGGGGGGAGGTGCTGTAATTGGTGCTGTAATTGGCGCTGGTGCAAATCCAATGGCAATTCCTTTATTATTAATTCAACCTGTGGCAATGCTTTTAACTCGCGATGATGCCAGACAGCAAGCTTTACTAAATAGAAAAGAACAGCAAATAGAAGGTTTTAGAAAAGGTGTATTTAGCCATTATCAAAACTTTGCTAAGTCGATGACTGAAAAAGTAGCACGTAACTTTACTTTAGGATTTCAAACTGAAGAAAGGCGTTGGAAAGAACTAGTGGAACAAAGTATCGAGAAAATCAATTCTCATTTGGCTCAAACTAAGAAGTCTTTAGCTGAAAATAATAGCAAGCAAAATCAGATTGCTAAAGAGAAAGCTGAATTACTAGATATTATTAAAAAACCTTAG
- a CDS encoding adenylosuccinate synthase, producing MANVVVIGAQWGDEGKGKITDLLSKSADVVVRYQGGVNAGHTVVVEGETFKLHLIPSGILYPGTDCIIGCGTVIDPQILLGELDRLEALKIPLGDLWISQTAHVTMPYHRLLDTAAEASRGNQKIGTTGRGIGPTYADKSERTGIRIQDLMDEELLKEKLAWTIDYKNAILEKLYNLPPLDAEVVISEYLGYADRLRPYVVDTSLKIYDAIQHRLNILFEGAQGTLLDLDHGTYPYVTSSNPVAGGACIGTGIGPTTIDRVIGVAKAYTTRVGEGPFPTELDGELGELLCDRGAEFGTTTGRQRRCGWFDGVIGRYAVRINGLDCLAITKLDVLDEMDEIKVCVAYEIDGKSRQDFPSSARDFAHCQPVYETLAGWKQSTAHCRTLADLPKAAQNYLTFLAEYMEVPIAIVSVGAGREQTIIIEDPIHGPKRALLYTDRDPVIA from the coding sequence TTGGCTAACGTTGTTGTGATCGGTGCCCAGTGGGGCGATGAAGGTAAAGGAAAGATAACAGATCTACTCAGTAAATCAGCAGATGTTGTCGTTCGTTACCAAGGTGGGGTGAATGCAGGGCATACTGTCGTGGTGGAAGGAGAAACCTTTAAACTACACCTGATCCCTTCAGGAATTTTGTATCCTGGTACAGATTGTATAATCGGCTGTGGGACAGTAATAGATCCCCAAATACTTTTGGGTGAACTAGATCGGCTAGAAGCCTTAAAGATCCCTTTGGGAGACTTATGGATCTCTCAAACCGCCCATGTGACTATGCCTTATCATCGCTTGTTAGATACAGCAGCCGAAGCCAGTCGCGGAAATCAGAAAATTGGAACCACAGGAAGAGGTATAGGACCAACTTACGCCGACAAGTCAGAGAGAACAGGGATTCGGATTCAGGACTTGATGGATGAAGAATTACTCAAAGAGAAGCTAGCTTGGACGATTGACTACAAAAATGCCATTCTGGAAAAGCTCTATAATCTGCCACCATTAGATGCAGAAGTTGTAATTTCCGAGTATTTGGGATACGCCGATAGATTGCGTCCTTATGTGGTGGATACATCTTTAAAGATTTATGATGCGATCCAACACCGTTTGAATATTTTGTTTGAAGGCGCTCAAGGGACACTGTTAGACTTAGATCATGGCACCTATCCTTATGTGACTTCTTCCAATCCTGTAGCAGGTGGTGCGTGTATTGGAACTGGAATCGGTCCTACCACAATTGATCGCGTGATTGGGGTAGCTAAAGCCTACACTACCAGAGTCGGAGAAGGACCATTCCCCACCGAACTTGATGGAGAGTTAGGAGAATTGTTGTGCGATCGCGGTGCGGAATTTGGGACAACTACTGGTCGTCAGCGTCGCTGTGGCTGGTTTGATGGGGTAATTGGTCGTTATGCTGTCCGAATCAACGGTTTGGACTGTCTGGCTATTACTAAACTTGACGTATTAGACGAAATGGACGAAATCAAAGTCTGTGTCGCTTACGAAATAGATGGGAAAAGCAGACAAGATTTTCCCAGTTCTGCCCGCGATTTTGCCCATTGTCAGCCAGTTTATGAGACTTTAGCGGGTTGGAAACAATCTACCGCCCATTGTCGCACTTTGGCAGATTTACCAAAAGCGGCTCAAAATTACTTGACCTTTTTGGCTGAGTATATGGAAGTGCCGATCGCTATTGTTTCTGTAGGTGCAGGTAGGGAGCAAACAATTATTATCGAAGATCCGATTCACGGTCCCAAACGGGCTTTATTGTACACAGATCGCGACCCAGTTATTGCTTGA
- the rpmF gene encoding 50S ribosomal protein L32 yields MAVPKKKTSKSKRDQRKANWKRKAAVEAQKALSLGKSILTGRSKGFVYPSEEASEDSES; encoded by the coding sequence ATGGCAGTTCCTAAGAAGAAAACCTCCAAATCTAAAAGAGATCAGCGTAAAGCCAATTGGAAACGTAAAGCAGCAGTTGAAGCCCAAAAGGCTTTGTCATTAGGTAAATCTATCTTAACTGGACGTTCCAAGGGTTTTGTCTATCCAAGTGAAGAGGCATCAGAAGACTCTGAATCTTAA